One genomic segment of Belonocnema kinseyi isolate 2016_QV_RU_SX_M_011 chromosome 2, B_treatae_v1, whole genome shotgun sequence includes these proteins:
- the LOC117168064 gene encoding uncharacterized protein LOC117168064 has product MKILISTLFYTLGISLGFIELSSQSVQSLHQPIRFPDIRFFQNEHGELQVLHGNFRPVLVGQYMIGVLQNDVLRPIYDHQRQMVIVYIDNIYMINVRLTQDHVRLIPYGHSLSHSQIYAASFTYHFM; this is encoded by the exons atgaagatccttATTAGTACACTTTTCTACACCTTAGGAATTTCCCTAGGTTTTATTG aattaagttcacagtccgtTCAGAGTCTTCACCAGCCTATACGGTTCCCCGATATTCGTTTTTTCCAAAATGAACATGGTGAACTTCAAGTCTTGCACGGAAATTTTCGTCCAGTACTAGTGGGCCAATATATGATTGGTGTGCTTCAGAATGATGTACTTCGCCCAATATATGATCATCAACGGCAAATGGTTATAGTATACATAGATAATATTTATATGATCAATGTTCGACTAACTCAAGATCATGTTCGGTTAATACCTTACGGTCATTCTCTTTCTCACAGTCAAATCTATGCAGCATCATTTACGTATCATTTCATGTAA